One Thauera sp. K11 DNA window includes the following coding sequences:
- a CDS encoding response regulator has protein sequence MADAGFAAPVLVLIVEDDPQIRRFVRAALQAEGLHVAESDCARRGLIDAATRRPDLLILDLGLPDGDGVELIRELRTWSNAPVLVLSARSDETDKVTALDAGADDYLTKPFGVPELLARIRALRRRIVRGGESAGAEVRCGDVRIDLARREVTRAGQAVHLTPIEYRLLALLAANAGRVMTQRQLLREVWGPGHAEDGHYLRVFVANLRKKLEPDPLRPAYIKTETGIGYRLTADQRE, from the coding sequence ATGGCTGACGCCGGGTTCGCCGCGCCCGTCCTGGTGCTGATCGTCGAGGACGACCCGCAGATCCGCCGCTTCGTGCGCGCCGCGCTGCAGGCCGAGGGCCTGCACGTCGCCGAGTCCGACTGCGCGCGGCGCGGCCTGATCGACGCCGCCACGCGCCGGCCGGATCTCCTCATCCTCGACCTCGGCCTGCCCGACGGCGACGGCGTCGAGCTGATCCGCGAGCTGCGCACGTGGTCGAACGCCCCCGTCCTGGTGCTGTCCGCGCGCAGCGACGAGACCGACAAGGTGACCGCGCTCGACGCCGGCGCCGACGACTATCTGACCAAGCCCTTCGGCGTGCCCGAACTGCTCGCCCGCATCCGCGCGCTGCGGCGGCGCATCGTCCGCGGCGGCGAGAGTGCCGGCGCCGAAGTCCGCTGCGGCGACGTCCGCATCGACCTCGCCCGGCGCGAGGTGACGCGCGCGGGCCAGGCGGTGCACCTGACGCCGATCGAATACCGCCTGCTCGCCCTGCTGGCGGCCAACGCCGGCCGCGTGATGACGCAGCGCCAGTTGCTCAGGGAGGTCTGGGGCCCCGGCCATGCGGAAGACGGGCACTACCTGCGCGTGTTCGTCGCCAATCTGCGCAAGAAGCTCGAACCGGACCCGCTGCGTCCGGCGTACATCAAGACGGAAACCGGCATCGGCTACCGGCTGACGGCGGATCAGCGGGAATGA
- a CDS encoding type II toxin-antitoxin system VapC family toxin → MLDTNIASHVIKGDIPLVLQRLAAVPMTSVAVSVVTEAELRYGVAKRGNPQGLATRVHEFLIRVEVLAWTQDVARAYGDLRASCEGAGVTLAPMDMMIAAHAKAAGAILVTRDGAFSRVPHGLQLENWAREAAP, encoded by the coding sequence ATGCTCGACACGAACATCGCGAGTCACGTCATCAAGGGCGACATCCCGCTTGTCTTGCAGCGGCTCGCGGCCGTGCCCATGACGAGCGTCGCGGTGTCCGTCGTCACTGAGGCCGAGCTTCGGTACGGCGTGGCGAAGCGCGGGAACCCGCAGGGCCTCGCGACGCGCGTGCATGAATTCCTGATCCGCGTCGAGGTGCTGGCATGGACGCAGGACGTCGCGCGTGCCTATGGCGATCTGCGCGCCTCTTGCGAAGGCGCCGGCGTGACGCTCGCACCCATGGACATGATGATCGCGGCGCACGCCAAGGCCGCCGGCGCGATCCTGGTAACGAGGGATGGGGCCTTCAGCCGCGTTCCCCACGGTTTGCAACTGGAGAATTGGGCAAGAGAGGCTGCACCATGA
- the alkA gene encoding DNA-3-methyladenine glycosylase 2, with translation MPASPSDYYAALCARDRRFDGRFYVGVSTTRIYCRPVCAVRTPRFENCSFYPSAAAAEAHGFRPCLRCRPELAPGVAPIDAAGRYAAAAARLIDQGFLSGQSCEGLAQRLGISARHLRRVFADRYGVSPVGYAQSQRLLLAKRLLAETALPVTEIALAAGFGSLRRFNGLVRERYRLSPSELRRTAPAARAPHGGHGLHLRLAYRPPLDWAAMLSWLARRAIGGIEAVHGDQYVRSISLMHGGKRLDGWVGVRADASRHALSVEPSASLVPALPLVLARMRRLFDLDASPGDIAAVLGDLAAPRTGLRLPGAVSGFEGAARAVLEQQVSTSAAACLLKRLAERFGEPVPTPWPSVDRLFPAAAALACACDEDIAAIGIPRQRARALRLLAIEAAEGRLDLDDVIDVERGLARLQEIPGIGPWTAGYIAMRAWSWPDVFLCTDYVVRKRLPGMSPGAIDEHARRWSPWRSYAVFHLWASDAPPAP, from the coding sequence ATGCCTGCCAGCCCGTCCGACTACTACGCCGCCCTGTGCGCCCGCGACCGCCGCTTCGACGGACGGTTCTACGTCGGCGTTTCCACCACGCGCATCTACTGCCGCCCGGTATGCGCCGTCAGGACGCCGCGCTTCGAGAACTGCAGCTTCTACCCCAGCGCCGCCGCCGCCGAGGCGCACGGCTTTCGCCCCTGCCTGCGCTGCCGCCCGGAACTGGCGCCGGGCGTGGCCCCCATCGATGCCGCCGGGCGCTACGCGGCCGCCGCCGCGCGCCTGATCGACCAGGGCTTCCTGTCCGGGCAGTCCTGCGAAGGGCTGGCGCAACGCCTCGGCATCTCCGCCCGGCACCTGCGCCGCGTGTTCGCGGACCGCTACGGCGTCTCGCCGGTGGGCTACGCGCAAAGCCAGCGCCTGCTGCTCGCCAAGCGGCTGCTCGCCGAGACCGCCCTGCCGGTGACCGAGATCGCGCTCGCAGCCGGCTTCGGCAGCCTGCGGCGCTTCAACGGCCTCGTGCGCGAGCGCTATCGCCTCAGCCCCTCGGAACTGCGGCGCACCGCGCCCGCCGCAAGGGCGCCGCACGGCGGGCACGGCCTGCACCTGCGGCTCGCCTACCGCCCGCCGCTCGATTGGGCCGCCATGCTGTCCTGGCTGGCGCGCCGCGCCATCGGCGGCATCGAAGCCGTGCACGGCGACCAATACGTGCGCAGCATCTCCCTCATGCACGGCGGAAAGCGGCTCGACGGCTGGGTCGGCGTGCGTGCGGACGCTTCCCGGCACGCCCTGTCGGTCGAACCCTCGGCCTCGCTGGTCCCCGCGCTGCCCCTGGTGCTCGCAAGGATGCGGCGCCTCTTCGACCTCGACGCCTCCCCCGGCGACATCGCCGCCGTGCTCGGAGACCTCGCCGCCCCCCGCACCGGCCTGCGCCTGCCGGGGGCCGTGTCCGGCTTCGAGGGCGCCGCGCGGGCGGTGCTGGAACAGCAGGTCAGCACCTCGGCCGCCGCATGCCTGCTGAAGCGGCTCGCCGAACGTTTCGGCGAACCCGTGCCCACGCCGTGGCCCTCCGTGGACCGGCTGTTCCCGGCGGCCGCGGCGCTCGCCTGCGCGTGCGACGAGGACATCGCCGCCATCGGCATTCCGCGCCAGCGGGCGAGGGCATTGAGGCTACTCGCCATCGAGGCCGCCGAAGGCCGGCTCGACCTGGACGACGTGATCGACGTCGAGCGCGGCCTCGCCAGGCTGCAGGAGATCCCGGGCATCGGCCCCTGGACCGCGGGCTACATCGCCATGCGCGCCTGGTCGTGGCCCGACGTCTTCCTCTGCACCGACTACGTCGTCCGCAAACGGCTGCCGGGAATGTCGCCGGGCGCGATCGACGAGCACGCCCGGCGCTGGAGCCCGTGGCGCTCGTACGCCGTCTTCCACCTGTGGGCCTCGGACGCGCCTCCCGCGCCGTGA
- a CDS encoding MFS transporter produces MTRSNPSRLQPAVIVILSGVVAAMHIGKIPPAIPVLREALGLSLVEAGFLLSMVQMAGMLIGVLAGLAADSIGVRRSIVAGQAILALSGFCAMWAARPFDLLALRGLEGLGFLLTVLPAPGLIRQLVPPARLALYLGLWGTYMGTGAALPLLGGPAIMEVVGWNGLWGLLGGLSAIAAVAVAFLVPPERQQPAPAPAPQADGEPWWERLRTTLTSPGPWRVAIIFAMYTSQWLAVIGFLPSVYAQAGISGQTAGSLTALACLINIVGSVAAGRLLHHGTCARHLLYAGFATMAATAFVAFTPLTAGAPVLRYAAALAFSAVGGLIPGTLFSLVVHVAPNARTVSTTVGWMQQCSAFGQFLGPPFVAWVAGRYGGWHLTWIVTGMASVAGLLLSRGVRFDRQ; encoded by the coding sequence GTGACCCGATCGAACCCTTCCCGCCTGCAGCCCGCCGTCATCGTCATCCTGTCCGGCGTGGTGGCGGCCATGCACATCGGCAAGATCCCGCCGGCCATCCCGGTGCTGCGCGAGGCGCTCGGCCTGTCGCTGGTGGAGGCCGGCTTCCTGCTTTCGATGGTGCAGATGGCGGGCATGCTGATCGGCGTCCTCGCCGGCCTCGCCGCCGATTCGATCGGCGTGCGGCGCAGCATCGTCGCCGGGCAGGCGATCCTGGCGCTGTCCGGCTTCTGCGCGATGTGGGCCGCGCGCCCCTTCGATCTGCTGGCCCTGCGCGGGCTGGAGGGGCTGGGCTTCCTGCTGACGGTGCTGCCGGCGCCCGGGCTGATCCGGCAACTGGTGCCCCCTGCCCGGCTGGCGCTCTACCTGGGCCTGTGGGGCACCTACATGGGCACGGGCGCCGCGCTGCCCTTGCTGGGCGGCCCGGCGATCATGGAGGTGGTGGGCTGGAACGGCCTGTGGGGCCTGCTGGGGGGGCTTTCCGCCATCGCCGCCGTCGCGGTGGCCTTCCTCGTTCCCCCGGAGCGGCAGCAGCCGGCGCCTGCGCCGGCCCCGCAGGCGGACGGCGAGCCATGGTGGGAGCGCCTGCGCACCACGCTGACGAGCCCCGGGCCGTGGCGCGTCGCGATCATCTTCGCCATGTACACCAGCCAGTGGCTGGCCGTGATCGGCTTCCTGCCTTCGGTCTACGCCCAGGCCGGCATCTCCGGCCAGACGGCCGGCAGCCTGACGGCGCTGGCCTGCCTCATCAACATCGTCGGCAGCGTGGCCGCGGGGCGCCTGCTGCACCACGGGACCTGCGCCCGGCACCTGCTCTACGCCGGCTTCGCCACCATGGCGGCGACCGCCTTCGTGGCCTTCACCCCGCTCACCGCCGGGGCCCCGGTGCTGCGATACGCGGCAGCGCTGGCGTTTTCCGCGGTCGGCGGCCTGATACCGGGCACGCTCTTCTCGCTGGTGGTCCACGTGGCGCCGAACGCGCGCACGGTGTCGACCACGGTCGGCTGGATGCAGCAGTGCTCGGCCTTCGGCCAGTTCCTCGGCCCGCCCTTCGTGGCGTGGGTGGCCGGCAGGTACGGCGGGTGGCATCTGACCTGGATCGTCACCGGGATGGCGTCGGTGGCCGGGCTGCTGCTGTCCAGGGGGGTGCGGTTCGACCGGCAGTGA
- a CDS encoding antitoxin, whose product MTMQTAKVFTTGRSQAVRLPLEFRFEEKEVYIRRDPVTGDVILSRRPASWDGFFALYQTTEVPADFMSETDRNQGEQTRDPFEGAAE is encoded by the coding sequence ATGACGATGCAGACAGCCAAGGTCTTCACCACCGGACGCAGCCAGGCGGTGCGCCTGCCGCTCGAATTCCGGTTTGAGGAAAAGGAAGTGTATATCCGCCGCGACCCGGTCACCGGCGACGTGATCCTGTCGCGGCGGCCGGCTTCGTGGGACGGCTTTTTCGCGCTCTACCAGACGACCGAGGTTCCGGCCGACTTCATGAGCGAGACCGATCGCAACCAGGGCGAACAGACCCGCGACCCCTTCGAGGGCGCCGCGGAATGA